From one Lotus japonicus ecotype B-129 chromosome 3, LjGifu_v1.2 genomic stretch:
- the LOC130743956 gene encoding uncharacterized protein LOC130743956 — protein sequence MNQVIACVYYNGRYYEGSEGMTFEGLKKMMRLKRNITFNNLKKLIHEKLKLGSNQVISSVGFRYLSSSDPVQYTGLVIVDTDDVGIMMDIFTQQCGHQSVVTMLELYVQIDETGSSSVPVSTNPTTTHPTLTDEGVTQVEIHEAEPENVPTVNLDDDHDDLHHHLIDNPDIIYSEPEGSEDERRLQDSDGDSSDSDQEGGQHTTPDLPVNSQVHDEETNFFPGSDVGGSWELGDDLYVGLRFESKEDAKMSLKYYCFKRHQTYKILESKPTYFTANCPNHLDGYLWRMRARMNKNIDKWVISRWVGPHTCVNPMRSQDHTKMTSNVICSYILGMVGGRPSVPIAAIQERISGELNYQVSYMKAWLAKQRALAKVFGNWEESYAELPRWLGYMSSFSPGSYYYIYTDAYIGADGFVDGSVRKFRRVFWTFKQCCEAFNYCKPMIQIDGTFMHGKYKGTLLISTTQDGNSNILPIAFAIVESESTSSWDRHAGIKAAVRDARNGWQPPNAHHVYCIRHIASNFNHRFKNAKLKQELTSPAIQTWIDGISREKWSLVCDIDGGRFGHMTTNLQESVNKVFKGARNMPITALVKCTYARLVDYFVQRGIAARDQLQARQVYCHKVMVALAKNHEKASVHMVRTYNVERTRFEVEEGFNQRTHRNGYRWSVRLDERTCECGRFQAFKYPCDHVIAACARQSINYYDFVDPVYKLETVRDAYKAEWWALGNDLNIPPAGDGPRLVPYPTMVRVRVNSHQK from the exons ATGAACCAAGTAATTGCTTGTGTGTATTACAATGGTAGATATTATGAGGGCAGTGAAGGTATGACATTTGaaggtttgaagaagatgatgcgTTTGAAACGCAACATCACATTCAACAACTTGAAAAAGTTAATTCATGAGAAGTTGAAGCTTGGAAGTAACCAAGTTATTTCCTCCGTGGGCTTTAGGTATTTGTCCTCATCTGACCCAGTTCAGTATACAGGTCTCGTGATAGTGGATACTGATGATGTGGGGATCATGATGGATATATTTACTCAGCAGTGTGGCCACCAGTCAGTGGTAACCATGTTGGAGCTTTATGTTCAAATTGATGAGACAGGAAGTTCATCAGTACCTGTTTCAACGAATCCTACAACCACTCATCCGACGTTGACAGACGAGGGCGTCACACAAGTGGAGATCCATGAAGCTGAACCAGAGAATGTTCCTACAGTTAATTTGGATGATGATCATGATGATCTCCACCATCACCTTATTGACAATCCTGACATCATATATTCAGAACCAGAGGGAAGCGAAGATGAAAGGAGGCTTCAAGATTCCGATGGAGACTCATCGGACTCAGACCAAGAGGGTGGACAACATACAACACCTGATCTCCCTGTTAATTCTCAAGTCCACG ATGAGGAGACAAATTTTTTTCCTGGTAGCGATGTGGGTGGATCATGGGAGTTAGGTGATGATTTGTATGTTGGTTTGCGTTTTGAGAGCAAGGAAGATGCCAAGATGAGCCTTAAGTATTATTGTTTCAAACGTCATCAAACCTATAAGATACTCGAATCCAAACCAACTTATTTTACTGCCAATTGTCCCAATCATTTGGATGGATACCTTTGGAGGATGAGAGCACGCATGAACAAAAATATCGATAAGTGGGTTATATCTAGGTGGGTCGGCCCTCATACGTGCGTCAATCCGATGAGATCGCAGGACCACACCAAGATGACTTCCAATGTCATATGCTCTTACATATTGG GCATGGTAGGTGGTCGGCCATCTGTCCCCATTGCAGCCATACAGGAGAGAATCAGCGGGGAACTTAACTACCAAGTGTCATACATGAAAGCATGGTTAGCGAAGCAAAGGGCACTTGCGAAGGTGTTTGGCAATTGGGAAGAATCTTACGCAGAGCTCCCAAGATGGCTTGGTTATATGAGTTCATTTTCCCCAGGATCCTACTACTATATTTACACAGATGCTTATATCGGTGCGGATGGTTTTGTTGATGGTAGTGTTCGCAAATTCCGTCGAGTGTTCTGGACTTTCAAACAGTGTTGCGAAGCTTTCAACTATTGTAAGCCGATGATCCAGATAGATGGCACTTTTATGCATGGAAAGTATAAAGGAACGTTGTTGATTTCCACCACTCAGGACGGAAACTCTAACATTTTACCGATAGCTTTTGCAATAGTGGAGAGTGAAAGTACGAGTTCATGGG ACAGACATGCAGGCATCAAGGCCGCGGTAAGGGATGCGAGAAATGGGTGGCAGCCTCCAAATGCGCATCATGTGTATTGCATCCGCCACATTGCTAGCAACTTCAACCATAGGTTTAAGAATGCAAAGCTTAAACAAGAGCTG ACTAGCCCTGCTATCCAGACATGGATTGATGGAATCAGTAGGGAGAAATGGAGCCTCGTCTGTGACATCGATGGTGGTAGATTCGGCCACATGACAACCAACCTTCAAGAGTCTGTTAATAAAGTGTTCAAGGGCGCTAGGAACATGCCGATCACTGCACTTGTCAAATGCACATATGCCCGTCTTGTAGATTACTTTGTTCAAAGAGGCATTGCTGCCAGAGATCAATTGCAGGCACGCCAGGTATACTGCCACAAGGTCATGGTCGCATTAGCCAAAAATCATGAAAAGGCAAGTGTTCATATGGTGCGCACGTATAACGTGGAGCGAACAAGGTTTGAGGTCGAGGAAGGATTCAACCAGCGTACGCATCGTAATGGTTATAGGTGGAGTGTTCGGCTAGACGAGCGAACATGCGAGTGTGGACGTTTCCAAGCCTTCAAGTATCCATGTGATCACGTGATCGCGGCATGCGCTCGACAGTCCATTAACTATTATGATTTTGTTGACCCTGTGTATAAGTTGGAGACTGTAAGGGATGCGTATAAAGCTGAGTGGTGGGCCCTTGGAAATGACTTGAACATTCCTCCAGCAGGTGATGGCCCTCGACTTGTTCCATACCCCACCATGGTGCGTGTTAGAGTCAACTCGCATCAGAAATGA